A single genomic interval of Electrophorus electricus isolate fEleEle1 chromosome 4, fEleEle1.pri, whole genome shotgun sequence harbors:
- the LOC118241229 gene encoding extracellular calcium-sensing receptor-like, whose protein sequence is MEPVFALLHVVIAIINFSKSNGTACILQGESAYPQLSKDGDIIVGGIFSFHGSWEITDSSYVVPPPPVKCTSLEVRALQFSQSVMFAVEEINNSSSLLPGVSLGYKIYDTCTSKAVGVQVAMALVNGNEKTVSDEVCTKPGQVQAIIGETFSSVSMPVAMSIGPFSIPLISHGATCECLSDKRKYPSFLRTIPSDHHQSRALAEMVRHFGWTWVGAIRRDDDYGNSGMAAFTQVAQQWDICLEYSLPFYKTYSQEKVTRIIEHIKSSTSRVIVGFVDPSDLEILLDVFFQHNITGYQWVGTEAWILNPVLATLDKNNILQGAIGLAVPKTEVKGLKEFILDLNRVKSAGSAIFTKYWETLFHCKYKVQNNSDDSPVCTGKEKLSEIDSMFTDMSLMPYFNNVYKGVYAIAHTLHDLLGCKETCPTKQQPDSLTFLEQLKMVHFKTKEGEEVYFDINGDPAARYEVINWQTNKEHQHDFVTVGLYDSTFNVNNRLTINVSSIVWAQNINKVPISVCSKNCPPGTRKAVQKGKPVCCFDCIPCAEGEISNITDSIKCEQCYQDYWSNAQRDKCVRKETEYLSYEETMGVLLTAFAIIGALVTLVILVIFFKYKKTPIVKAHNSELSFLLLFSLTLCFLCSLTFIGRPSEWSCMLRHTAFGITFVLCISCVLGKTIVVLMAFRARRPGSNVMKWFGPPQQRFSVFSFTLIQVLICVLWLFISPPFPFKNLKVYKDKIILECHLGSSIGFWAVLGYIGFLALLCFFLAFLARKLPDNFNEAKFIIFSMLIFCAVWITFIPSYVSSPGKFTVAVEIFAILASSFGLLFCIFLPKCYIIILKPEKNTKKQLIGKMTIN, encoded by the exons ATGGAGCCTGTCTTTGCTCTCTTACATGTGGTAATAGCCATCATCAATTTCTCCAAATCTAATGGGACTGCTTGTATCCTGCAAGGAGAGTCTGCCTACCCACAGCTATCAAAGGATGGTGATATTATAGTTGGAgggattttttcttttcatggcaGTTGGGAGATCACAGACTCATCCTATGTAGTCCCACCACCTCCAGTGAAGTGTACAAG TCTTGAAGTCAGAGCCTTACAGTTTTCACAGTCTGTGATGTTTGCAGTagaggagatcaacaacagTTCCTCTTTACTGCCTGGTGTCTCACTGGGCTATAAGATCTATGATACCTGTACTTCCAAAGCAGTGGGGGTTCAGGTGGCTATGGCACTTGttaatggaaatgagaaaacagTCTCAGATGAGGTTTGCACAAAACCAGGTCAGGTACAAGCCATAATAGGAGAGACCTTCTCATCAGTGTCCATGCCTGTTGCAATGAGTATTGGACCTTTCAGCATTCCCTTA ATCAGTCACGGTGCCACCTGTGAGTGTCTcagtgacaaaaggaaatatcCCTCATTTCTGCGTACTATTCCCAGTGATCACCACCAGAGCAGAGCACTGGCAGAAATGGTCAGGCACTTTGGCTGGACCTGGGTGGGGGCTATAAGAAGAGATGATGACTATGGCAACAGTGGGATGGCTGCATTTACTCAAGTTGCACAACAATGGGACATATGCTTAGAATATTCCCTTCCATTTTATAAAACTTACTCACAGGAAAAAGTTACGAGAATCATCGAGCACATCAAAAGCTCCACTTCTCGAGTGATAGTGGGATTTGTTGACCCCTCAGACTTAGAGATTTTGCTGGATGTATTCTTTCAGCACAACATCACTGGATACCAGTGGGTAGGAACTGAGGCTTGGATCTTAAATCCAGTTTTGGCCACACTGGACAAAAACAACATACTGCAAGGAGCCATAGGACTGGCTGTCCCCAAAACAGAAGTGAAAGGTTTAAAGGAGTTCATTCTAGATTTAAACCGAGTGAAATCTGCAGGCAGTGCCATTTTTACTAAATACTGGGAGACAttatttcattgtaaatatAAAGTACAGAATAATTCAGATGACTCACCAGTGTGCACAGGAAAAGAGAAATTGTCTGAAATTGACAGCATGTTTACTGACATGTCCCTGATgccatattttaataatgtgtataaaggggTTTATGCTATTGCCCATACCCTACATGATCTTCTTGGATGTAAAGAAACATGTCCAACAAAACAGCAGCCTGATTCTCTCACA tttcttgaaCAGTTGAAAATGGTGCATTTCAAAACTAAAGAGGGTGAAGAGGTTTATTTTGATATAAATGGTGACCCTGCTGCAAGATATGAGGTCATAAACTGGCAGACAAATAAAGAACATCAACATGACTTTGTCACTGTTGGACTGTATGACTCCACGTTCAATGTTAACAACCGATTAACAATAAATGTGTCTTCCATTGTGTGGGCACAAAATATTAATAAG GTGCCAATATCAGTGTGTAGTAAAAACTGCCCTCCAGGTACTAGAAAAGCTGTACAGAAAGGAAagcctgtgtgctgctttgactgtataccatgtgcagaaggagagatcagtaataTAACAG ATTCTATTAAATGTGAACAGTGCTATCAGGACTATTGGTCAAATGCACAGAGGGATAAATGTGTAAGAAAGGAAACTGAATATCTGTCTTATGAGGAAACTATGGGAGTTTTGCTAACAGCTTTTGCTATTATTGGTGCACTTGTGACACTggtaatattagtaatattctttaaatataaaaagactCCAATAGTCAAAGCtcacaactcagagctgagcttcctgctgctcttctctctgactctatgtttcctctgttcacttactttcattggtcggccctctgagtggtcctgtatgctgcgccacacagcgtttgggatcaccttcgtcctctgcatctcctgtgttctgggcaAAACAATAGTGGttttaatggccttcagggctagacgtccaggcagtaatgtcatgaaatggtttgggcctccacagcagagattCAGTGTCTTTTCCTTTACTCTCATACAGGtccttatttgtgtgctttggctATTTATTTCCCCTCCTTTTCCCTTCAAAAATCTGAAAGTATACAAGGACAAGATTATTCTAGAATGTCATTTAGGCTCATccataggtttctgggctgtactgggttaTATAGGATTCCTGGCTCTGTTATGTTTTTTCTTGGCCTTTCTAGCACGGaagttgcctgataactttaatgaagccaaattcatcattttcagcatgctcatattctgtgcagtttggataaCCTTTATTCCatcttatgtcagctctcctggaaaattcactgtagctgtggagatttTTGCTATTCTGGCCTCAAGCTTTGGTTTGctattctgtatatttcttccaaagtgttacataatcATACTGAAACCAGAGAAGAACACTAAAAAACAACTTATTGGTAAAATGACAATTAACTGA
- the LOC118241157 gene encoding extracellular calcium-sensing receptor-like: protein MEPIFALLHVVMAIINFSRANGTACTLRGESAFPQLSKYGDIIVGGIFAFHSSWEITDSSYVVKPPPVKCTSLDVRALQYSQSLMFAVEEINNSSSLLPGVSLGYKIYDTCMSKAVGVQVAMALVNGNEKSVSNEFCTKPAQVQAIIGETYSSVSMAVAKSIGPFSIPLISHGATCECLSDKRKYPSFLRTIPSDYHLSRAIAEMVRHFGWTWVGAIRRDDDYGNSGMAAFTEVAEQLGICLEYSLPFFNTYSQGKVLGIIEQIKSSTSRVIVGFVDAGDLEILLDAFFEHNIIGYQWVGFEAWIVDPELAKMDKHSILQGAIGLAVPNIEVTGLNDFILELNRVKSAGSAIFTKYWETLFHCKYTVQNDSEDSSLCTGEEKLSEINSIFVDMSLMPYFNNVYKGVYAIAHTLHNLLGCKETCSTNNQLDPLTFLEHLKMVRFKTKGGEEVYFDKNGDPVARYEVINWQTSAEEHHEFVTVGLYDYTFPVHKRLTLNVPSIVWAQNTNKVPKSVCSENCPPGTRKAVQKGKPVCCFDCIPCAEGEISNITDSIKCEQCYQDYWSNSQRNECIKKETEYLSYEETMGILLTIVSVVGAFMTLAILVVFYRYKDTPIVKAHNSELSFLLLFSLTLCFLCSLTFIGQPSEWSCMLRHTAFGITFVLCISCVLGKTIVVLMAFRATVPGSNVMKWFGPPQQRLSVLAFTLIQVIICVIWLIISPPFPFRNLKVYKEKIILECKLGSSIGFWAVLGYIGLLASLCFLLAFLARKLPDKFNEAKFITFSMLIFCAVWITFIPVYVSSPGKFTVAIEIFAILASSFGLLFCIFLPKCYIIIMKPEKNTKKPLMGKAQVK, encoded by the exons ATGGAGCCTATCTTTGCTCTCTTGCATGTAGTAATGGCCATCATTAATTTTTCCAGAGCAAATGGGACAGCCTGCACCCTGCGAGGAGAGTCTGCATTCCCACAGTTATCAAAGTATGGTGATATTATAGTTGGAGGAATTTTTGCCTTTCATAGCAGTTGGGAGATCACAGACTCATCCTATGTGGTCAAACCACCTCCAGTGAAGTGTACGAG TCTTGATGTCAGAGCCTTACAATATTCACAGTCCTTGATGTTTGCAGTagaggagatcaacaacagTTCCTCTTTACTGCCTGGTGTCTCACTGGGCTATAAGATCTATGACACCTGTATGTCCAAAGCAGTGGGGGTTCAGGTGGCTATGGCACTTGttaatggaaatgagaaatcaGTCTCAAATGAGTTCTGCACAAAACCAGCCCAGGTACAAGCCATAATAGGAGAGACATACTCATCAGTGTCCATGGCTGTGGCAAAGAGTATTGGACCTTTCAGCATTCCATTA atCAGTCATGGTGCAACCTGTGAGTGTCTcagtgacaaaaggaaatatcCCTCATTTTTACGCACTATTCCCAGTGATTACCACCTAAGCAGAGCAATAGCAGAAATGGTCAGGCACTTTGGCTGGACCTGGGTGGGGGCAATAAGAAGAGATGATGACTATGGCAACAGTGGGATGGCTGCATTTACTGAAGTTGCAGAGCAGTTGGGCATATGCTTAGAATATTCGCTTCCATTTTTTAACACCTATTCACAAGGAAAGGTTTTGGGAATCATTGAGCAGATCAAAAGCTCCACTTCTCGAGTGATAGTAGGATTTGTTGATGCCGGGGACTTAGAGATTTTGCTGGATGCATTTTTTGAGCACAATATCATTGGATACCAGTGGGTGGGGTTCGAAGCCTGGATTGTTGATCCAGAACTGGCCAAAATGGACAAGCACAGCATATTGCAAGGAGCCATAGGGCTGGCTGTCCCCAATATAGAGGTGACAGGTCTCAATGATTTCATTCTAGAGTTAAATAGAGTGAAATCTGCAGGCAGTGCAATTTTTACTAAATACTGGGAGACAttatttcattgtaaatatACAGTCCAGAATGATTCAGAGGACTCATCATTATGCACAGGAGAAGAGAAATTGTCTGAAATTAACAGCATCTTTGTGGACATGTCCCTGATGCCATATttcaataatgtgtataaaggtGTTTATGCTATCGCTCATACACTACATAACCTTCTTGGCTGCAAAGAAACATGTTCAACAAATAATCAGCTCGATCCTCTCACA TTTCTAGAACATCTTAAAATGGTGCGATTCAAAACTAAAGGGGGTGAAGaggtttattttgataaaaatggtgACCCTGTTGCGAGATATGAGGTCATAAACTGGCAAACAAGTGCAGAAGAGCACCATGAATTTGTCACTGTTGGACTTTATGACTACACTTTCCCTGTTCATAAGCGATTAACTCTAAATGTGCCTTCTATTGTGTGGGCACAAAATACTAATAAG GTCCCAAaatctgtgtgcagtgaaaactgccctccaggcaccaggaaggctgtgcagaaaggaaagcctgtctgctgctttgactgtataccatgtgcagaaggagagatcagtaataTAACAG ATTCTATCAAATGTGAACAATGTTATCAAGACTACTGGTCAAACTCACAAAGGAATGAATGTATTAAGAAGGAAACTGAATATCTGTCTTATGAGGAAACTATGGGAATTTTGCTAACAATTGTTTCTGTGGTTGGTGCATTTATGACACTGGCAATATTAGTTGTATTCTATAGATACAAAGATACCCCAATTGTGAAAGCccacaactcagagctgagcttcctgctgctcttctctctgactctgtgtttcctctgttcacttactttcattggtcagccctctgagtggtcctgtatgctgcgccacacagcgtttgggatcaccttcgtcctctgcatctcctgtgttctggggaaaacaatagtggtgttaatggccttcagggctacagttccaggcagtaatgtcatgaaatggtttgggcctccacagcagcgactcagtgttcttgctttcactctcatACAGGTCATTATTTGTGTGATTTGGTTAATAATATCACCTCCTTTTCCCTTCAGAAATCTCAAAGTCTACAAGGAAAAGATTATTCTAGAATGTAAATTAGGTTCATCCATCggtttctgggctgtactgggttaCATAGGACTCCTAGCtagtttatgttttcttttggcttttctagcacggaagCTGCCTGATAAGTTTAATGAAGctaaattcatcacattcagcatgctcatattctgtgcagtttggatcacctttattccagttTATGTCAGCTcgcctggaaaattcactgtagctatAGAGATATTTGCTATTTTGGCCTCCAGTTTTGGTTTACTATTCTGCATATTCCttccaaagtgttacataatcATAATGAAACCAGAGAAGAACACTAAAAAGCCACTTATGGGTAAAGCACAAGTTAAgtaa
- the LOC118241233 gene encoding extracellular calcium-sensing receptor-like: MEPIFALLHVVMAIINFSRANGTACTLRGESAFPQLSKYGDIIVGGIFAFHSSWEITDSSYVVKPPPVKCTSLDVRALQYSQSLMFAVEEINNSSSLLPGVSLGYKIYDTCTSKAVGVQMAMALVNGNEKSVSNEFCTKPAQVQAIIGETYSSVSMAVAKSIGPFSIPLISHCATCECLSDKRKYPSFLRTIPSDYHLSRAIAEMVRHFGWTWVGAIRRDDDYGNSGMAAFTEVAEQLGICLEYSLPFFNTYSQGKVLGIIEQIKSSTSRVIVGFVDAGDLEILLDAFFEHNIIGYQWVGTEAWIVDPELAKMDKHSILQGAIGLAVPNIEVTGLKDFILELNRVKSAGSAIFTKYWETLFHCKYTIQNDSEDSSLCTGEEELSETNSIFMDMSLMPYFNNVYKGVYAIAHTLHNLLGCKETCSTNNQLDHLTFLEHLKMVRFKTKGGEEVYFDKNGDPVARYEVINWQTSAEEHHEFVTVGLYDYTFPVHKRLTLNVTSIVWAQITNKVPKSVCSENCPPGTRKAVQKGKPVCCFDCIPCAEGEISNITDSIKCEQCYQDYWSNSQRNECIKKETEHLSYKETMGILLTIVSVVGAFMTLAILVVFYRYKDTPIVKAHNSELSFLLLFSLTLCFLCSLTFIGQPSEWSCMLRHTAFGITFVLCISCVLGKTIVVLMAFRATLPGSNVMKWFGPPQQRLSVLAFTLIQVIICVIWLIMSPPFPFRNHKVYKEKIILECKLGSSIGFWAVLGYIGLLASLCFLLAFLARKLPDKFNEAKFITFSMLIFCAVWITFIPAYVSSPGKFTVAVEIFAILASSFGLLFCIFLPKCYIIILKPEKNTKKQLMSKMPNK, from the exons ATGGAGCCTATCTTTGCTCTCTTGCATGTAGTAATGGCCATCATTAATTTTTCCAGAGCAAATGGGACAGCCTGCACCCTGCGAGGAGAGTCTGCATTCCCACAGTTATCAAAGTATGGTGATATTATAGTTGGAGGAATTTTTGCCTTTCATAGCAGTTGGGAGATCACAGACTCATCCTATGTGGTCAAACCACCTCCAGTGAAGTGTACGAG TCTTGATGTCAGAGCCTTACAATATTCACAGTCCTTGATGTTTGCAGTagaggagatcaacaacagTTCCTCTTTACTGCCTGGTGTCTCACTGGGCTATAAGATCTATGACACCTGTACGTCCAAAGCAGTGGGGGTTCAGATGGCTATGGCACTTGttaatggaaatgagaaatcaGTCTCAAATGAGTTCTGCACAAAACCAGCCCAGGTACAAGCCATAATAGGAGAGACATACTCATCAGTGTCCATGGCTGTGGCAAAGAGTATTGGACCTTTCAGCATCCCATTA atcAGTCACTGTGCCACCTGTGAGTGTCTcagtgacaaaaggaaatatcCCTCATTTTTACGCACTATTCCCAGTGATTACCACCTAAGCAGAGCAATAGCAGAAATGGTCAGGCACTTTGGCTGGACCTGGGTGGGGGCAATAAGAAGAGATGATGACTATGGCAACAGTGGGATGGCTGCATTTACTGAAGTTGCAGAGCAGTTGGGCATATGCTTAGAATATTCGCTTCCATTTTTTAACACCTATTCACAAGGAAAGGTTTTGGGAATCATTGAGCAGATCAAAAGCTCCACTTCTCGAGTGATAGTAGGATTTGTTGATGCCGGGGACTTAGAGATTTTGCTGGATGCATTTTTTGAGCACAATATCATTGGATACCAGTGGGTGGGGACCGAGGCCTGGATTGTTGATCCAGAACTGGCCAAAATGGACAAGCACAGCATACTGCAAGGAGCCATAGGGCTGGCTGTCCCCAATATAGAGGTGACAGGTCTCAAGGACTTCATTCTAGAGTTAAATAGAGTGAAATCTGCAGGCAGTGCAATTTTTACTAAATACTGGGAGACAttatttcattgtaaatatACAATCCAGAATGATTCAGAGGACTCATCATTATGCACAGGAGAAGAGGAATTGTCTGAAACTAACAGCATCTTTATGGACATGTCCCTGATGCCATATttcaataatgtgtataaaggtGTTTATGCTATCGCTCATACACTACATAACCTTCTTGGCTGCAAAGAAACATGTTCAACAAATAATCAGCTCGATCATCTCACA TTTCTAGAACATCTTAAAATGGTGCGATTCAAAACTAAAGGGGGTGAAGaggtttattttgataaaaatggtgACCCTGTTGCGAGATATGAGGTCATAAACTGGCAAACAAGTGCAGAAGAGCACCATGAATTTGTCACTGTTGGACTTTATGACTACACTTTCCCTGTTCATAAGCGATTAACTCTAAATGTGACTTCTATTGTGTGGGCACAAATTACTAATAAG GTCCCAAaatctgtgtgcagtgaaaactgccctccaggcaccaggaaggctgtgcagaaaggaaagcctgtctgctgctttgactgtataccatgtgcagaaggagagatcagtaataTAACAG ATTCTATCAAATGTGAACAATGTTATCAAGACTACTGGTCAAACTCACAAAGGAATGAATGTATAAAGAAGGAAACTGAACATCTGTCTTATAAGGAAACTATGGGAATTTTGCTAACAATTGTTTCTGTGGTTGGTGCATTCATGACACTGGCAATATTAGTTGTATTCTATAGATACAAAGATACCCCAATTGTGAAAGCccacaactcagagctgagcttcctgctgctcttctctctgactctgtgtttcctctgttcacttactttcattggtcagccctctgagtggtcctgtatgctgcgtcacacagcgtttgggatcaccttcgtcctctgcatctcctgtgttctggggaaaacaatagtggtgttaatggccttcagggctacacttccaggcagtaatgtcatgaaatggtttgggcctccacagcagagactcagtgttcttgccTTCACTCTCATACAGGTCATTATTTGTGTGATTTGGTTAATAATGTCACCTCCTTTTCCATTTAGAAATCACAAAGTCTACAAGGAAAAGATTATTCTAGAATGTAAATTAGGTTCATCCATCggtttctgggctgtactgggttaCATAGGACTCCTAGCtagtttatgttttcttttggcttttctagcacggaagCTGCCTGATAAGTTTAATGAAGctaaattcatcacattcagcatgctcatattctgtgcagtttggatcacctttattccagcttatgtcagctctcctggaaaatttactgtagctgtggagatatttgccattttggcctcaagctttggtttgttattctgtatatttcttccaaagtgttacataattatactgaaaccagagaaaaacactaaaaagcaACTTATGAGTAAAATGCCAAATAAGTGA